One Tamlana carrageenivorans genomic region harbors:
- a CDS encoding TrmH family RNA methyltransferase: MKAITSIQNSFVKQLFQLKEKSRERRKTGLFLIEGAREIMLALQGGYDIDTILFNPELHPLERVEALNAEGVDLIEISKEVYQKLAYRETTEGILAVAKSKSHQLDALKFNTKSPLILIAEAPEKPGNIGAILRTADAANVDAVIIANPKTDLHNPNIIRSSVGCVFTNTIATGSTSEIIKFLKSEGIHIYCAALQASEPYHTQDFTKPTAIVVGTEATGLSAEWRENATQNIIIPMQGAIDSMNVSVAAGILIFEAKRQRGFN; this comes from the coding sequence ATGAAAGCCATTACCAGCATACAAAATTCGTTTGTAAAACAACTTTTCCAATTAAAAGAAAAGTCTCGAGAACGACGTAAAACAGGTCTTTTTTTAATAGAAGGCGCTCGTGAAATTATGTTAGCCCTACAAGGCGGATATGACATTGATACCATCCTATTCAACCCTGAATTACATCCTTTAGAACGTGTAGAAGCGCTTAACGCTGAAGGCGTTGATCTGATAGAAATATCAAAGGAAGTGTATCAAAAACTGGCCTACAGAGAAACTACGGAAGGAATTTTAGCTGTAGCTAAATCCAAGTCACATCAGCTAGACGCTTTAAAATTCAACACAAAAAGTCCTTTAATTTTAATTGCTGAAGCTCCTGAAAAACCTGGGAACATTGGTGCTATACTTAGAACTGCTGATGCAGCAAACGTAGACGCTGTTATTATTGCCAATCCGAAAACGGATTTACACAACCCGAATATCATTCGCTCTAGCGTTGGTTGTGTATTTACCAATACCATTGCAACGGGAAGCACCTCTGAAATTATTAAGTTTTTAAAATCTGAAGGCATTCACATTTATTGTGCTGCACTACAAGCGTCGGAACCCTATCACACGCAGGATTTCACAAAACCCACAGCTATAGTTGTAGGCACCGAGGCAACTGGCCTTAGTGCAGAATGGCGAGAAAATGCAACTCAAAATATTATTATTCCTATGCAGGGTGCTATCGATTCCATGAACGTTTCAGTTGCGGCAGGCATTTTAATTTTTGAAGCAAAACGCCAACGCGGGTTTAACTGA
- a CDS encoding M48 family metallopeptidase: protein MTAQILFYIIIAIIIINFIVDKILDALNAKHYNDKLPKELEDVYDAEAYKKSQKYKATNYKFDLLTSSFSIVLTLAFLGLDGFVYVDQIARGFSENPIIIALIFFGIIMISSDILTTPFSYCSTFVIEEKFGFNKTTKKLFFLDKLKGWLMMTILGGGILALIIWFYQVTDAQFWLYTWGLMAIFTLFMNMFYSKLIVPLFNKQTPLAAGSLRNRISKYAETVGFKLDKIFVIDGSKRSTKANAYFSGFGSEKRVTLYDTLINDLEEDEIVAILAHEVGHYKKKHIIFNLFASILLTGITLYILSLFISNPLLSNALGVETPSFHIGLIAFGLLYAPISEATGLIMNLFSRKFEYQADDYAKNTFKAEPLITSLKKLSKNSLSNLTPHPAYVFMHYSHPTLLQRIKNLKK, encoded by the coding sequence ATGACCGCACAAATCCTTTTTTATATCATTATTGCTATTATTATCATCAATTTTATAGTAGATAAAATTTTAGATGCTTTAAATGCCAAACATTACAACGACAAACTCCCTAAGGAGCTGGAAGACGTTTATGACGCAGAGGCCTACAAAAAATCTCAAAAATATAAAGCCACCAACTATAAGTTTGATTTATTAACCTCATCTTTTTCTATTGTTTTAACCTTAGCTTTTTTAGGACTTGACGGATTTGTATATGTAGACCAAATAGCTCGTGGTTTTAGTGAAAATCCTATCATTATTGCCCTTATTTTCTTCGGCATTATTATGATTAGCAGCGATATTTTAACCACACCGTTTTCCTACTGCAGCACTTTCGTTATTGAAGAAAAGTTTGGATTCAATAAAACCACTAAAAAGCTTTTCTTTTTAGATAAACTAAAGGGCTGGTTAATGATGACCATACTCGGAGGAGGTATTTTAGCACTCATCATCTGGTTTTACCAAGTTACGGACGCACAGTTTTGGTTATATACCTGGGGCCTTATGGCCATATTCACCCTATTTATGAATATGTTTTATTCAAAATTAATCGTGCCTTTATTCAATAAACAAACACCTTTAGCAGCTGGAAGTTTAAGAAATCGCATCTCAAAATACGCTGAAACCGTAGGTTTTAAACTCGATAAAATATTCGTTATTGATGGCTCCAAACGAAGCACGAAAGCCAATGCTTATTTTTCGGGTTTTGGTAGTGAGAAGCGCGTTACGTTGTACGATACGTTAATTAATGATTTAGAAGAAGATGAAATTGTTGCTATTTTAGCCCATGAAGTAGGTCATTATAAAAAGAAACATATCATTTTTAATTTGTTTGCTTCTATCCTTTTAACAGGCATTACATTATACATCTTATCTTTATTCATATCAAACCCCTTACTATCAAATGCTTTAGGTGTAGAAACCCCAAGCTTTCATATTGGTTTAATTGCCTTCGGATTGCTATATGCACCAATTTCAGAAGCAACAGGACTTATTATGAATTTATTTTCAAGAAAATTTGAATACCAAGCGGATGATTATGCGAAAAACACTTTCAAAGCAGAACCTTTAATAACTTCATTAAAAAAGTTATCAAAAAACAGTTTAAGCAATTTAACACCGCATCCTGCTTATGTTTTTATGCATTATTCTCACCCTACTTTATTGCAAAGGATTAAAAATTTGAAGAAGTAA
- a CDS encoding DUF6503 family protein, which translates to MEKYAISRIYHVKNGVKEVTSTDLWNRKSLIETPDHALGYVGKQVWLQNKHDAEYKGKPKFYYNLMFYFYTMPFILSDDGIIYSDIEPLVFEGKTYPGIRIGYQSGVGESPEDEYAIYYNPETYKMEWLGYTVTFFTQEKAKEWHFRKYSERMNVEGLLLPKTIVRYEYENN; encoded by the coding sequence ATGGAAAAGTATGCGATTTCTAGAATTTACCATGTAAAAAATGGTGTTAAAGAGGTGACTTCAACCGATTTATGGAACAGAAAGTCCTTAATTGAAACTCCAGATCACGCTTTGGGTTATGTTGGGAAACAAGTTTGGTTACAGAATAAGCATGATGCCGAATACAAAGGAAAACCTAAATTTTACTATAACTTGATGTTCTACTTTTATACCATGCCCTTTATTTTATCTGATGATGGCATTATTTATAGTGATATCGAACCTTTGGTTTTTGAAGGTAAAACCTATCCAGGGATAAGAATAGGATACCAAAGTGGTGTAGGGGAGTCTCCAGAAGATGAATATGCTATTTACTACAACCCTGAAACTTATAAAATGGAATGGTTAGGTTATACCGTAACTTTCTTTACCCAAGAAAAGGCTAAAGAATGGCATTTTAGAAAATACAGTGAGAGGATGAATGTGGAAGGTTTGTTATTACCTAAAACAATTGTGAGGTATGAATATGAAAACAACTAA
- a CDS encoding aminoacyl-histidine dipeptidase: MNTEIRQLEPQALWNKFADLNAVPRPSKKEERVIAFMKAFGENLGLETLVDAVGNVIIKKPATSGMEDRVTVVMQSHLDMVHQKNNDTDFDFDTQGIDMYVDGDWVRAKGTTLGADNGLGVATIMAILESDSIAHPAIEALFTIDEETGMTGAMGLKGGLLSGGILLNLDTEEDDEIGVGCAGGIDVTATRQYEEEETSEIKIGYKIEVKGLQGGHSGMQIHEGLGNANKLMNRILHDKFEAFGLRISSIDGGSLRNAIPRESTAFVAIDAMKEDDFVAEIQTLETIIKKELKTMEPDLSITASKCETPEKVMDLMTQEGFTRAMYAAINGVYRMSADIPELVETSNNIARVIVEDGDMHIGCLTRSSVESSKIDLVNALQSTFELIGCEVEASGDYPGWTPNMDSSILKVMTKVYEDLNDEKPHVAACHAGLECGILGQNYPEMDMISFGPTIKGAHSPDERAQISSVQKYWKFVLEVLNNIPKK, encoded by the coding sequence ATGAACACAGAAATAAGACAATTAGAACCTCAAGCCCTTTGGAATAAATTTGCAGATTTAAATGCAGTACCACGACCTTCTAAAAAAGAAGAGAGGGTTATTGCTTTTATGAAAGCTTTTGGTGAAAATTTAGGTCTTGAAACATTGGTTGATGCCGTTGGTAATGTGATTATTAAAAAGCCAGCTACCTCTGGTATGGAAGATCGTGTAACCGTTGTGATGCAATCGCATTTAGATATGGTGCACCAAAAAAATAACGATACCGACTTTGATTTTGATACACAAGGTATTGATATGTATGTTGATGGCGATTGGGTACGTGCTAAAGGCACGACTTTAGGGGCTGATAACGGATTAGGTGTTGCTACCATTATGGCGATTTTAGAAAGTGATTCTATTGCTCATCCAGCGATAGAAGCTCTTTTTACTATTGATGAAGAAACAGGTATGACTGGTGCCATGGGATTAAAAGGCGGGTTACTTTCTGGAGGTATATTGTTGAATTTAGATACCGAAGAAGACGACGAAATTGGAGTAGGTTGTGCTGGTGGAATTGATGTTACCGCGACACGACAGTATGAAGAAGAAGAAACTTCAGAAATAAAAATAGGCTATAAAATTGAAGTGAAAGGTTTGCAGGGTGGTCATTCAGGTATGCAAATTCATGAAGGCTTAGGGAATGCTAATAAATTGATGAATCGTATTTTACACGATAAATTTGAAGCTTTTGGTTTACGTATTTCATCTATTGACGGCGGAAGTTTGCGTAATGCGATTCCTAGAGAAAGTACGGCTTTTGTGGCTATAGATGCTATGAAGGAGGATGATTTTGTTGCCGAGATTCAGACGCTTGAAACCATTATAAAAAAGGAACTTAAAACCATGGAGCCCGATTTAAGTATCACAGCTTCAAAATGTGAAACGCCGGAAAAGGTTATGGATTTAATGACCCAAGAGGGATTCACAAGAGCTATGTATGCGGCAATAAATGGTGTGTATCGTATGAGTGCTGATATTCCAGAACTGGTAGAAACGTCTAATAATATTGCTAGAGTCATTGTTGAAGATGGTGATATGCATATTGGTTGCTTAACTCGATCTTCTGTAGAAAGTTCTAAAATAGATTTAGTAAATGCTTTACAATCAACTTTCGAGTTGATAGGGTGCGAGGTTGAGGCTTCAGGTGATTATCCTGGGTGGACACCCAACATGGATTCGTCCATTTTAAAAGTGATGACTAAAGTATATGAAGATTTAAATGATGAAAAACCTCATGTTGCCGCTTGTCACGCCGGACTGGAATGTGGTATTTTAGGTCAGAATTACCCAGAAATGGATATGATTAGTTTTGGACCAACCATTAAAGGTGCGCACTCTCCTGATGAACGTGCTCAAATTTCTTCAGTTCAAAAGTATTGGAAGTTTGTTTTAGAAGTTTTAAATAATATTCCTAAGAAGTAA
- a CDS encoding DUF3810 domain-containing protein gives MKIKCSIFLLFLMMLKEKKTIIALALFPQIIIIRILSNYPDFVETYYSKAFYTLISKLSRYILGWIPFSFGDLIYALTIIYGVRWLVLNRKRLRLDTKNWLIDIFATLSIFYFVFHVFWGLNYYRQPLHKSLELEHDYTTEQLISFTERLIKKSNAIHIKITNNDTLKVEMPYNKSELFKKAPEGYKYLKETFPHLAYHPRSVKQSLFSYPLTYMGFSGYLNPFTNEAQVDGLIPIYKLSTTTTHEIAHQLGYAAENEANFIGSMAAIKHPDPYIQYTGYTFGLRFCLNEIYRRDPDVFERMEKTVNPGILKNYKEVREFWKKHQNPAEPLFKTFYNGFLIANKQSKGMQSYNYVVALLVNYFEKNSL, from the coding sequence TTGAAAATTAAATGCTCTATTTTTTTACTATTTTTGATGATGCTAAAAGAAAAAAAAACAATCATAGCACTTGCTTTATTTCCTCAAATTATCATTATTCGAATACTTTCCAATTACCCGGATTTTGTTGAGACCTACTACAGCAAAGCGTTCTACACATTAATCTCCAAACTATCACGTTATATTTTAGGGTGGATTCCTTTTTCATTTGGTGATTTGATTTATGCTTTAACTATAATTTATGGGGTACGCTGGTTAGTTTTAAACAGAAAACGTTTACGCCTAGACACCAAAAATTGGCTTATTGATATTTTTGCAACACTCTCTATTTTCTACTTTGTTTTTCATGTGTTTTGGGGCTTAAACTACTACCGACAACCGCTTCACAAAAGCTTAGAACTTGAACATGATTACACTACAGAGCAACTGATAAGTTTCACAGAAAGACTCATCAAAAAGTCGAATGCCATTCATATTAAAATCACGAATAATGACACTTTAAAAGTTGAGATGCCTTATAATAAATCGGAATTATTTAAAAAGGCTCCCGAAGGATATAAATATTTAAAGGAAACTTTTCCTCATTTAGCCTATCATCCACGAAGCGTGAAACAATCTTTATTCAGCTACCCTCTAACCTATATGGGGTTTAGCGGGTATTTAAATCCGTTTACAAATGAAGCACAGGTAGACGGACTCATTCCTATTTATAAACTTTCGACAACTACCACGCACGAAATCGCGCATCAATTAGGTTATGCTGCCGAAAATGAAGCCAATTTTATAGGAAGCATGGCAGCTATAAAACACCCAGATCCTTACATTCAATATACAGGTTATACCTTTGGACTGCGTTTTTGCTTAAATGAGATTTATAGACGCGACCCCGATGTTTTTGAAAGGATGGAAAAAACTGTAAATCCTGGTATTCTTAAAAACTACAAAGAGGTTCGTGAGTTTTGGAAGAAACACCAAAATCCAGCCGAACCTCTTTTTAAAACTTTTTACAACGGTTTTTTAATAGCCAACAAACAAAGTAAAGGCATGCAAAGTTATAACTATGTCGTTGCGCTTTTAGTTAACTATTTTGAGAAAAATAGTTTATAA